The following proteins come from a genomic window of Streptomyces liliiviolaceus:
- a CDS encoding SAM-dependent methyltransferase, with translation MTPTLVRQHLPHSGASPQVDQWARARDWAEIQERMLVPLYEAVYERLEVGSSTRLLGLGCGSGLALLMAAARGASVTGLQAHAPERLALARERLLPEARGTRARAGARLTDKEPADIDDAASAAYNLVTAFEPVGCVAGDSEGLTEALTAAGPHVGRGVPVVLAGWGPPERCATSSVLRVAAKLADPLRGTGSWRPALRDDLEEVAQRAGLRPDGSGRVACPFGYADVDNAVRGLLSTGLFDAAVAATDPDQVDKEVREALHPYKRRDGTVWMPNVFRYLVARTA, from the coding sequence ATGACACCTACGCTCGTGCGGCAGCACCTACCTCACTCGGGGGCTTCGCCCCAGGTTGATCAGTGGGCACGCGCGCGTGACTGGGCCGAGATTCAAGAGCGGATGCTCGTACCGCTCTACGAGGCCGTCTACGAGCGACTCGAAGTGGGCTCCTCGACCAGGCTGTTGGGGCTCGGCTGCGGGTCCGGCCTGGCGCTGCTGATGGCCGCGGCGCGGGGCGCGTCGGTCACCGGTCTGCAGGCCCACGCGCCGGAGCGGCTGGCTCTCGCGCGGGAGCGGCTGCTCCCCGAGGCACGGGGCACGCGTGCGCGTGCCGGCGCGCGGCTGACGGACAAGGAGCCCGCGGACATCGACGACGCGGCGTCGGCGGCGTACAACCTGGTGACCGCTTTCGAGCCGGTCGGGTGTGTGGCCGGTGACTCCGAAGGGCTCACCGAGGCACTGACGGCGGCGGGTCCGCACGTCGGCCGAGGGGTTCCCGTGGTGCTCGCGGGCTGGGGGCCTCCGGAGCGGTGTGCCACGTCCTCGGTGCTGCGGGTGGCCGCGAAGCTGGCGGATCCGCTGCGCGGTACGGGCAGTTGGCGCCCGGCCCTCCGGGACGACCTGGAGGAGGTCGCCCAGCGGGCCGGCCTGCGGCCCGACGGGTCCGGGCGGGTCGCGTGCCCCTTCGGGTACGCGGACGTGGACAACGCGGTACGTGGGCTGCTGTCCACGGGGCTCTTCGACGCTGCCGTCGCCGCCACGGATCCCGACCAGGTCGACAAGGAGGTGCGGGAGGCTCTGCATCCGTACAAACGGCGGGACGGGACGGTGTGGATGCCGAACGTCTTCCGCTACCTGGTGGCCCGGACGGCCTGA
- the nsdA gene encoding transcriptional repressor NsdA: MGGNGGSGTTATGTEKRPNELLGSWFVRSGWSKGELARQVNRRARQLGANHISTDTSRVRRWLDGENPREPIPRILSELFSERFGCVVAVEDLGLRAAHRSPSVSGVDLPWTGPQTVALISEFSRSDLMLARRGFLGTSLALSAGPTLIEPMQRWLVPSPTTPRAEPAPSAAARRPGRLSQPELDLLESTTVMFRQWDAQCGGGLRRKAVVGQLHEVTDLLQEPQSEATTRRLFKVAAELAELAGWMSYDVGLQPTAQKYFVLALHAAKEAADRPLGSYILSSMSRQMIHLGRPDDALELIHLAQYGSRDCASPRTQSMLYAMEARAYANMGQPGKCKRAVRMAEDTFEDAQEFDEPEADWIRFFSEAELHGENSHSFRDLAYVAGRSPAYASLAEPVMQKAVDLFEKDAEHQRSYALNLVGMGTVHLLRREPEQSTVLVRKALTIAKKVRSERVNTRIRKTVDTAVRDFGDLAAVIDLTDQLAIDLPETAEAV; this comes from the coding sequence GTGGGCGGCAACGGCGGAAGCGGGACGACCGCGACTGGCACGGAGAAACGCCCCAATGAGCTGTTGGGCTCCTGGTTCGTGCGCAGCGGCTGGTCCAAGGGCGAGCTGGCGCGCCAGGTCAACCGCAGGGCACGCCAGTTGGGAGCCAACCACATCTCGACGGACACCTCGCGCGTCCGCCGCTGGCTCGACGGGGAGAATCCGCGCGAGCCGATCCCGCGCATCCTCTCCGAGCTGTTCTCCGAGCGCTTCGGCTGCGTCGTCGCCGTCGAGGACCTGGGCCTGCGCGCCGCCCACCGGTCACCGTCCGTGTCGGGCGTCGATCTGCCCTGGACCGGCCCGCAGACGGTAGCCCTGATCAGCGAGTTCTCCCGCAGCGACCTGATGCTGGCGCGCCGCGGCTTCCTCGGCACGTCCCTCGCCCTGTCCGCGGGACCCACGCTCATCGAGCCCATGCAGCGCTGGCTGGTGCCCAGCCCCACCACGCCCCGCGCGGAGCCCGCCCCCTCCGCCGCCGCGCGCCGCCCCGGCCGGCTCTCCCAGCCCGAGCTGGACCTCCTGGAGTCCACCACCGTCATGTTCCGCCAGTGGGACGCCCAGTGCGGCGGCGGTCTGCGCCGCAAGGCGGTCGTCGGTCAGTTGCACGAGGTGACCGACCTCCTCCAGGAGCCCCAGTCCGAGGCCACCACCAGGCGGCTGTTCAAGGTCGCCGCCGAACTGGCCGAGCTGGCCGGCTGGATGAGCTACGACGTGGGACTCCAGCCCACCGCCCAGAAGTACTTCGTCCTCGCCCTGCACGCCGCCAAGGAGGCCGCCGACCGGCCGCTCGGCTCGTACATTCTCTCCAGCATGAGCCGCCAGATGATCCACCTGGGACGGCCCGACGACGCGCTGGAACTGATCCACCTCGCGCAGTACGGAAGCCGGGACTGCGCGAGTCCTCGTACGCAGTCCATGCTGTATGCGATGGAGGCCCGCGCCTACGCCAACATGGGGCAGCCCGGGAAGTGCAAGCGGGCCGTCCGAATGGCGGAGGACACCTTCGAGGACGCCCAGGAGTTCGACGAGCCCGAGGCCGACTGGATCCGCTTCTTCTCCGAGGCCGAGCTGCACGGCGAGAACAGCCACTCCTTCCGCGACCTCGCCTACGTCGCCGGCCGCAGTCCCGCGTACGCGTCGCTGGCCGAGCCCGTCATGCAGAAGGCCGTCGACCTCTTCGAGAAGGACGCCGAACACCAGCGTTCATACGCCCTCAACCTCGTCGGAATGGGCACGGTCCACCTCCTGCGGCGGGAACCGGAGCAGAGCACGGTCCTGGTGCGCAAAGCCCTCACGATCGCCAAGAAGGTGCGCTCGGAGCGGGTCAACACTCGTATCCGAAAAACGGTCGACACGGCCGTACGCGACTTCGGGGACCTCGCCGCCGTCATCGATCTGACCGATCAGCTGGCCATCGACCTGCCCGAGACCGCCGAGGCGGTCTGA
- the trmD gene encoding tRNA (guanosine(37)-N1)-methyltransferase TrmD, which produces MRLDVLTIFPEYLDPLNVSLVGKARARGQLNVHVHDLREWTYDRHNTVDDTPYGGGPGMVMKTGPWGDALDSVLADGYETGSQGPVLVVPTPSGRPFTQELAVELSERPWLVFTPARYEGIDRRVIDEYATRMPVYEVSIGDYVLAGGEAAVLVVTEAVARLLPGVLGNAESHRDDSFAPGAMANLLEGPVYTKPPQWRGREIPDVLVSGHHGRIARWRRDEALRRTTANRPDLIERCDPAAFDKKDREMLSILGWQPGPDGRFGRRPDTVEE; this is translated from the coding sequence ATGCGGCTCGACGTCCTCACGATCTTCCCCGAGTACCTGGACCCCCTGAACGTCTCCCTCGTGGGCAAGGCACGCGCGCGTGGACAGCTGAATGTGCACGTGCATGATCTGCGGGAGTGGACCTACGACCGGCACAACACGGTCGACGACACCCCCTACGGCGGCGGCCCCGGCATGGTCATGAAGACCGGGCCCTGGGGCGACGCACTGGACTCCGTCCTCGCCGACGGCTACGAGACTGGCTCCCAGGGGCCCGTCCTGGTCGTCCCCACGCCCAGCGGACGGCCCTTCACCCAGGAACTCGCCGTCGAGCTCTCCGAGCGCCCCTGGCTGGTCTTCACCCCCGCCCGCTACGAGGGCATCGACCGCCGCGTCATCGACGAGTACGCGACCCGCATGCCCGTGTACGAGGTGTCCATCGGCGACTACGTGCTGGCCGGCGGCGAGGCGGCCGTCCTGGTCGTCACGGAGGCCGTGGCCCGGCTGCTGCCCGGCGTCCTCGGCAACGCCGAGTCGCACCGGGACGACTCGTTCGCGCCGGGAGCCATGGCGAACCTCCTGGAGGGGCCGGTCTACACGAAGCCGCCCCAGTGGCGCGGCCGGGAGATCCCGGACGTGCTGGTCAGCGGCCATCACGGCAGGATCGCCCGCTGGCGCCGGGACGAGGCACTGCGGCGCACCACCGCCAACAGGCCGGACCTCATCGAGCGCTGCGACCCCGCCGCCTTCGACAAGAAGGACCGCGAAATGCTCTCGATCCTGGGCTGGCAGCCCGGGCCCGACGGCCGATTTGGGCGCAGGCCCGACACCGTGGAAGAATAG
- a CDS encoding [protein-PII] uridylyltransferase — translation MTSTDMRTEAEDSGPSGYAAARLRLLQEGARSGPPRRSALAELTDDWLTGLFDAGAEKLRGVSLVAVGGYGRGELSPRSDLDLLLLHDGGADSGAIASLADRIWYPIWDLGLDLDHSVRTPAEARRTAGEDLKVQLGLLDARHIAGDLGLTAGLRTAVLADWRNQAPKRLPELQELCAERAERQGELQYLLEPDLKEARGGLRDATALRAVAASWLADAPREGLADARKSLLDVRDALHLATGRATDRLALQEQDQVAAELGLLDADTLLRQVYEAARVVSYASDVTWREVGRVLRSRAVRPRLRAMLGGGKPAPERSPLAEGVVEQDGEVVLARAARPDRDPVLPLRAAAAAAQAGLPLSLHAVRRMAAAARPLPTPWPAEARQQLITLLGSGPSTIEVWEALEAEGLITRLLPDWERVRCRPQRNAVHIWTVDRHLIETAVRAAEFTRRVHRPDLLLVAALLHDIGKGWPGDHSVAGEIIARDVAARIGFDRTDVATLATLVRHHLLLVETATRRDLEDPATVSSVAEAVGSQGTLELLHALTEADALATGPAAWSSWRASLVADLVKRVSAALAGDEPEEPEAAAPTAEQERLAIEAFRTGGPVLALRAQTEPPAEEPAEDRDPEPLGVELVIAVPDQKGVLPAVAGVLAMHRLTVRTAELRALELPDGVSGSVLLLDWRVAAEYGSLPQAARLRADLVRALDGSLDIAGRLAERDAAYPRRRGIVAPPARVSVASAASRHATVIEVRAHDAPGLLHRIGRALESAQVRVRSAHVSTLGANAVDAFYVTGPEGVPLPGDQAASLARALEDTLRE, via the coding sequence GTGACGAGTACGGACATGCGTACAGAAGCAGAGGACTCGGGACCCAGCGGCTACGCGGCGGCCCGGCTGCGCCTCCTCCAGGAGGGGGCGCGGTCCGGGCCGCCGCGCCGTTCGGCCCTCGCCGAACTGACCGACGACTGGCTCACCGGCCTGTTCGACGCGGGCGCCGAGAAACTGCGCGGCGTCTCGCTCGTCGCCGTCGGCGGCTACGGCCGCGGCGAACTCTCCCCGCGCAGCGACCTCGACCTGCTGCTCCTGCACGACGGCGGCGCCGACTCGGGCGCGATCGCCTCCCTCGCCGACCGCATCTGGTACCCGATCTGGGACCTCGGCCTCGACCTCGACCACTCCGTCCGCACCCCCGCCGAAGCGCGGAGGACGGCGGGCGAGGACCTCAAGGTGCAGCTCGGGCTGCTCGACGCCCGCCACATCGCCGGCGACCTCGGCCTCACGGCCGGCCTGCGTACGGCCGTCCTCGCCGACTGGCGGAACCAAGCGCCCAAACGCCTCCCCGAACTCCAGGAACTGTGCGCCGAGCGCGCCGAGCGCCAGGGCGAACTGCAGTACCTCCTCGAACCCGACCTCAAGGAGGCCCGCGGCGGCCTGCGCGACGCCACCGCACTGCGCGCCGTCGCCGCCTCCTGGCTCGCCGACGCCCCGCGCGAGGGCCTCGCCGACGCCCGCAAGAGCCTCCTCGACGTCCGAGACGCCCTGCACCTCGCCACCGGCCGTGCCACCGACCGCCTCGCCCTCCAGGAACAGGACCAGGTCGCCGCGGAACTCGGCCTGCTGGACGCCGACACCCTGCTCCGCCAGGTGTACGAGGCCGCCCGCGTCGTCTCGTACGCCAGTGATGTCACCTGGCGCGAGGTGGGGCGCGTGCTGCGGTCGCGCGCCGTGCGTCCGCGGCTGCGCGCCATGCTGGGCGGCGGCAAGCCCGCTCCCGAACGCTCCCCGCTGGCCGAGGGCGTCGTCGAGCAGGACGGCGAGGTCGTCCTCGCGCGGGCAGCCCGCCCCGACCGCGACCCCGTACTGCCGCTGCGCGCCGCCGCCGCTGCCGCTCAGGCGGGCCTGCCGCTCTCGCTGCACGCGGTCCGCCGGATGGCCGCCGCGGCCCGTCCGCTGCCCACACCGTGGCCCGCCGAGGCCCGCCAGCAGCTCATCACCCTCCTCGGCTCCGGCCCCTCGACCATCGAGGTCTGGGAGGCACTGGAGGCGGAGGGACTGATCACCCGGCTGCTCCCCGACTGGGAGCGCGTGCGCTGCCGGCCGCAGCGCAACGCTGTCCACATCTGGACCGTCGACCGGCATCTGATCGAGACGGCGGTGCGCGCCGCCGAGTTCACCCGCCGGGTGCACCGCCCCGACCTCCTCCTGGTCGCGGCCCTGCTGCACGACATCGGCAAGGGCTGGCCCGGCGACCACTCCGTGGCCGGCGAGATCATCGCCCGGGACGTGGCGGCCCGCATCGGCTTCGACCGCACGGACGTGGCCACGCTCGCCACGCTCGTACGCCACCATCTGCTCCTCGTCGAGACGGCTACCAGACGCGACCTGGAGGACCCGGCGACCGTCAGCTCCGTCGCCGAGGCCGTCGGCTCGCAGGGCACGCTGGAACTCCTGCACGCGCTCACCGAGGCGGACGCGCTGGCCACAGGACCCGCCGCCTGGTCCTCCTGGCGCGCCTCCCTCGTCGCGGACCTGGTGAAGCGGGTCTCCGCCGCGCTCGCCGGGGACGAGCCCGAGGAGCCCGAGGCCGCGGCGCCCACCGCCGAACAGGAACGGCTCGCCATCGAGGCGTTCCGCACCGGCGGTCCCGTGCTCGCGCTGCGGGCCCAGACCGAACCACCTGCCGAGGAGCCCGCCGAGGACCGGGATCCCGAGCCCCTCGGTGTGGAACTGGTCATCGCGGTACCGGACCAGAAGGGCGTCCTGCCCGCCGTGGCGGGCGTCCTCGCCATGCACCGGCTCACCGTGCGGACGGCGGAACTGCGGGCCCTGGAGCTGCCCGACGGCGTCTCCGGCTCCGTCCTGCTGCTCGACTGGCGGGTCGCCGCCGAGTACGGGTCCCTGCCGCAGGCGGCCCGGCTGCGCGCCGATCTCGTACGCGCCCTCGACGGGTCCCTCGACATCGCCGGGCGCCTGGCCGAGCGGGACGCCGCCTATCCGCGCCGGCGGGGCATCGTGGCGCCGCCGGCCCGGGTGAGCGTGGCCTCCGCCGCGTCCCGGCACGCCACGGTCATCGAGGTGCGTGCCCATGACGCCCCGGGGCTGCTGCACCGGATCGGACGTGCCCTGGAGAGCGCGCAGGTACGGGTGCGCAGCGCGCATGTGTCCACGCTGGGCGCCAACGCGGTGGACGCGTTCTATGTGACCGGGCCCGAGGGGGTGCCGTTGCCGGGGGATCAGGCGGCTTCGCTCGCGCGGGCGCTGGAGGACACGTTGCGGGAGTAG
- a CDS encoding P-II family nitrogen regulator, which produces MKLITAVVKPHRLDEIKEALQAFGVHGLTVTEASGYGRQRGHTEVYRGAEYTVDLVPKIRIEVLVEDDDAEQLLDVIVKAARTGKIGDGKVWSVPVETAVRVRTGERGPDAL; this is translated from the coding sequence ATGAAGCTCATCACCGCCGTCGTCAAGCCCCACCGGCTCGACGAGATCAAGGAGGCCCTCCAGGCCTTCGGCGTCCACGGCCTCACGGTCACCGAGGCGAGCGGTTACGGTCGTCAGCGGGGCCACACCGAGGTCTACCGCGGTGCCGAGTACACCGTCGACCTCGTTCCCAAGATCCGTATCGAGGTGCTGGTCGAGGACGACGACGCCGAGCAGCTGCTCGACGTCATCGTGAAGGCGGCCCGTACCGGCAAGATCGGGGACGGCAAGGTCTGGTCCGTCCCGGTCGAGACGGCGGTCCGGGTCCGGACCGGCGAGCGCGGACCCGACGCGCTGTAG
- a CDS encoding ammonium transporter, whose product MAPAITLAADAPTLSAANTGFMLICSALVLIMTPGLAFFYGGMVRVKSTLNMLMMSFISMGIITILWVLYGFSLAFGTDSGSVIGWSSDFVGLSGIGKMELWDGYTIPIYVFAVFQLMFAIITPALISGALADRVKFTAWSLFIALWATVVYFPVAHWVWGTGGWAFELGVIDFAGGTAVHINAGAAALGVILVIGKRVGFKKDPMRPHSLPLVMLGAGLLWFGWFGFNAGSWLGNDDGVGALMFVNTQVATAAAMLAWLAYEKIRHGAFTTLGAASGAVAGLVAITPSGGAISPLGAIAVGAIAGVLCAMAVGLKYKFGYDDSLDVVGVHLVGGVAGSLLIGFFATGGGQSDVAGLFYGGGLDQFWKQCAGVFGVLAYSLVASAVLAFLIDKTIGMRVPEDDEIAGIDQAEHAETAYDFSGAGGGSARTAAAGPVAEPASKKVDA is encoded by the coding sequence ATGGCACCAGCCATCACGCTTGCCGCAGACGCTCCCACGCTGTCTGCCGCCAACACCGGATTCATGCTCATCTGTTCCGCCCTGGTGCTGATCATGACTCCCGGACTCGCCTTCTTCTACGGAGGCATGGTCAGGGTCAAGAGCACCTTGAACATGCTGATGATGAGCTTCATCAGCATGGGGATCATCACGATCCTGTGGGTCCTCTACGGCTTCTCGCTCGCCTTCGGTACCGACTCGGGCAGCGTCATCGGCTGGTCCTCGGACTTCGTCGGCCTCAGCGGCATCGGGAAGATGGAGCTCTGGGACGGTTACACCATCCCGATCTACGTCTTCGCCGTCTTCCAGCTGATGTTCGCGATCATCACGCCCGCCCTGATAAGCGGCGCCCTCGCGGACCGCGTGAAGTTCACCGCCTGGTCCCTGTTCATCGCCCTGTGGGCCACGGTCGTGTACTTCCCGGTCGCCCACTGGGTCTGGGGCACCGGCGGCTGGGCCTTCGAGCTCGGCGTCATCGACTTCGCCGGTGGTACGGCGGTCCACATCAACGCGGGTGCCGCGGCGCTCGGTGTGATCCTCGTGATCGGCAAGCGCGTCGGGTTCAAGAAGGACCCGATGCGCCCGCACAGCCTCCCGCTGGTGATGCTCGGCGCCGGTCTGCTGTGGTTCGGCTGGTTCGGCTTCAACGCCGGCTCCTGGCTCGGCAACGACGACGGCGTCGGCGCGCTGATGTTCGTCAACACGCAGGTCGCCACCGCCGCTGCCATGCTCGCCTGGCTCGCCTACGAGAAGATCCGCCACGGCGCGTTCACCACCCTCGGCGCCGCCTCCGGCGCGGTCGCCGGTCTGGTCGCGATCACCCCGTCCGGCGGTGCGATCTCCCCGCTCGGCGCGATCGCGGTCGGTGCCATCGCCGGTGTGCTCTGCGCCATGGCCGTCGGCCTCAAGTACAAGTTCGGCTACGACGACTCGCTCGACGTCGTCGGCGTCCACCTCGTCGGCGGTGTCGCCGGCTCCCTGCTGATCGGCTTCTTCGCCACCGGCGGCGGCCAGTCCGACGTCGCGGGCCTCTTCTACGGCGGTGGCCTCGACCAGTTCTGGAAGCAGTGCGCCGGTGTCTTCGGTGTCCTCGCCTACTCCCTCGTGGCCTCCGCGGTACTCGCCTTCCTGATCGACAAGACGATCGGGATGCGCGTTCCCGAGGACGACGAGATCGCGGGCATCGACCAGGCCGAGCACGCCGAGACCGCATACGACTTCAGCGGTGCCGGCGGCGGCTCCGCACGTACCGCGGCCGCGGGTCCGGTCGCCGAACCCGCGAGCAAGAAGGTGGACGCATGA
- the rpsP gene encoding 30S ribosomal protein S16, with protein MAVKIKLKRLGKIRAPHYRIVVADSRTRRDGRAIEEIGLYHPVQNPSRIEVDSERAQYWLGVGAQPTEPVLAILKLTGDWQKHKGLPAPAPLLVAEPKAARPLFDALGGDDDSKGEAITQKKKAEKKDEAAAESASTEA; from the coding sequence GTGGCAGTCAAGATCAAGCTGAAGCGTCTGGGCAAGATCCGCGCGCCTCACTACCGCATCGTCGTCGCCGACTCCCGTACCCGCCGTGACGGCAGGGCCATCGAGGAGATCGGCCTGTACCACCCGGTGCAGAACCCGTCGCGCATCGAGGTCGACTCCGAGCGTGCGCAGTACTGGCTGGGTGTCGGCGCGCAGCCGACCGAGCCCGTGCTCGCCATTCTCAAGCTGACCGGCGACTGGCAGAAGCACAAGGGCCTGCCGGCCCCGGCGCCGCTGCTCGTCGCCGAGCCGAAGGCCGCGCGCCCGTTGTTCGACGCCCTCGGCGGCGACGACGACAGCAAGGGCGAGGCCATCACGCAGAAGAAGAAGGCTGAGAAGAAGGACGAGGCTGCCGCCGAGTCCGCGTCGACCGAGGCCTGA
- a CDS encoding RNA-binding protein, whose product MLEEALEHLVKGIVDNPDDVQVASRDLRRGRVLEVRVHPDDLGKVIGRNGRTARALRTVVGAIGGRGVRVDLVDVDHVR is encoded by the coding sequence ATGCTTGAGGAGGCTCTTGAGCACCTCGTGAAGGGCATCGTCGACAACCCGGACGACGTGCAGGTCGCCTCGCGCGACCTGCGCCGCGGGCGCGTTCTTGAGGTCAGGGTTCACCCCGACGACCTCGGGAAGGTGATCGGCCGCAACGGCCGCACCGCGCGCGCCCTGCGTACCGTCGTGGGCGCCATCGGCGGCCGCGGTGTCCGCGTCGACCTCGTCGACGTGGATCACGTCCGCTGA
- the rimM gene encoding ribosome maturation factor RimM (Essential for efficient processing of 16S rRNA), with amino-acid sequence MQLVVARVGRAHGIKGEVTVEVRTDEPELRLAPGAVLATDPASAGPLTIETGRVHSGRLLLRFAGVRDRNGAEALRNTLLIADVDPDEAPEDPDEYYDHQLMDLDVVLKDGTEVGRLTEISHLPSQDLFVVERPDGTEVLIPFVEEIVVEIDLEKQRAVIDPPPGLIDDRAETASSRDADTDTSGGADA; translated from the coding sequence GTGCAGCTGGTAGTCGCGCGGGTGGGCCGCGCCCATGGCATCAAGGGCGAGGTCACCGTCGAGGTGCGCACCGACGAGCCGGAGTTGCGGCTCGCGCCCGGTGCCGTCCTGGCCACGGACCCCGCCTCGGCCGGTCCGCTGACCATCGAGACGGGACGGGTGCACAGCGGCCGCCTCCTGCTGCGTTTCGCGGGGGTGCGCGACCGCAACGGCGCCGAGGCGCTGCGCAACACCCTGCTGATCGCCGACGTCGACCCGGACGAGGCGCCCGAGGACCCGGACGAGTACTACGACCACCAGCTCATGGACCTGGACGTCGTCCTAAAGGACGGCACCGAGGTGGGGCGGCTCACCGAGATCTCGCACCTGCCCTCCCAGGACCTCTTCGTGGTCGAGCGGCCGGACGGCACCGAGGTGCTGATCCCGTTCGTCGAGGAGATCGTCGTCGAGATCGACCTGGAGAAGCAGCGAGCCGTCATCGACCCGCCGCCCGGCCTGATCGACGACCGCGCGGAGACCGCCTCCTCCAGGGACGCGGACACCGACACCTCCGGTGGGGCCGACGCCTGA
- the ffh gene encoding signal recognition particle protein — MFDTLSDRLAATFKNLRGKGRLSEADIDATAREIRIALLEADVALPVVRAFIKQVKERAVGAEVSQALNPAQQVIKIVNEELVGILGGETRRLRFAKQPPTVIMLAGLQGAGKTTLAGKLGKWLQGQGHAPLLVACDLQRPNAVNQLSVVGERAGVGVYAPQPGNGVGDPVQVAKDSVEYAKQKQHDVVIVDTAGRLGIDAELMQQAADIRDAVSPDEILFVVDAMVGQDAVNTAEAFRDGVGFDGVVLSKLDGDARGGAALSIAHVTGRQIMFASNGEKLDDFDAFHPDRMASRILGMGDMLTLIEKAEQTFSQQEAEAMASKLASKKGADFTLDDFLAQMEQVRKMGSISKLLGMLPGMGQIKDQISNLDERDVDRTAAIIKSMTPAERQDATIINGSRRARIAKGSGVEVSAVKGLVERFFEARKMMSRMAQGGGMPGMPGMPGMGGGAGRTKKQPKKSKGKQRSGNPMKRKQQEEEAAARREAGQQAGGALGLPGAQQQPQNFELPDEFKKFMG, encoded by the coding sequence GTGTTCGACACTCTCTCCGATCGCCTCGCAGCGACATTCAAGAACCTTCGCGGCAAGGGGCGCCTGTCCGAGGCGGACATCGACGCCACCGCGCGCGAGATCCGTATCGCCCTGCTGGAGGCGGATGTCGCGCTGCCGGTCGTCCGGGCCTTCATCAAGCAGGTCAAGGAGAGGGCCGTCGGGGCCGAGGTCTCGCAGGCCCTCAACCCCGCCCAGCAGGTCATCAAGATCGTCAACGAGGAGCTCGTCGGCATCCTCGGCGGCGAGACCCGCCGGCTGCGCTTCGCCAAGCAGCCGCCGACCGTGATCATGCTCGCGGGTCTGCAGGGTGCCGGTAAGACCACGCTCGCCGGAAAGCTCGGCAAGTGGCTGCAGGGCCAGGGACACGCTCCGCTGCTGGTCGCGTGCGACCTCCAGCGTCCGAACGCGGTGAACCAGCTGAGCGTCGTCGGCGAGCGCGCGGGCGTCGGCGTCTACGCGCCCCAGCCGGGCAACGGCGTCGGCGACCCGGTCCAGGTGGCCAAGGACTCCGTCGAGTACGCGAAGCAGAAGCAGCACGACGTCGTCATCGTCGACACCGCGGGCCGCCTCGGCATCGACGCCGAGCTGATGCAGCAGGCCGCCGACATCCGTGACGCGGTCTCGCCGGACGAGATCCTCTTCGTCGTCGACGCGATGGTCGGCCAGGACGCGGTCAACACCGCGGAGGCCTTCCGCGACGGTGTCGGCTTCGACGGCGTGGTCCTCTCCAAGCTCGACGGCGACGCCCGTGGTGGTGCCGCGCTCTCCATCGCGCACGTCACCGGCCGCCAGATCATGTTCGCCTCCAACGGCGAGAAGCTGGACGACTTCGACGCGTTCCACCCGGACCGCATGGCGTCCCGCATCCTCGGCATGGGCGACATGCTCACGCTGATCGAGAAGGCCGAGCAGACCTTCTCGCAGCAGGAGGCCGAGGCCATGGCCTCGAAGCTGGCCTCCAAGAAGGGCGCGGACTTCACGCTCGACGACTTCCTGGCCCAGATGGAGCAGGTCAGGAAGATGGGCTCCATCTCCAAGCTGCTCGGCATGCTGCCCGGCATGGGCCAGATCAAGGACCAGATCAGCAACCTCGACGAGCGTGACGTCGACCGTACGGCCGCGATCATCAAGTCGATGACCCCGGCCGAGCGCCAGGACGCGACGATCATCAACGGCTCGCGGCGCGCCCGTATCGCCAAGGGTTCCGGTGTCGAGGTCAGCGCGGTCAAGGGCCTGGTCGAGCGGTTCTTCGAGGCCCGCAAGATGATGTCCCGCATGGCCCAGGGCGGTGGCATGCCGGGGATGCCCGGGATGCCGGGCATGGGCGGCGGGGCCGGCCGGACGAAGAAGCAGCCCAAGAAGAGCAAGGGCAAGCAGCGCTCCGGGAACCCGATGAAGCGCAAGCAGCAGGAGGAAGAGGCTGCGGCTCGGCGTGAGGCTGGGCAGCAGGCGGGGGGTGCGCTGGGTCTGCCGGGCGCCCAGCAGCAGCCGCAGAACTTCGAACTTCCCGACGAGTTCAAGAAGTTCATGGGCTGA
- the rplS gene encoding 50S ribosomal protein L19, with product MSNLLASVDAASLRSDVPAFRPGDTVNVHVRVIEGNRSRVQQFKGVVIRRQGAGVRETFTVRKVSFSVGVERTFPVHTPIVEKIELVSRGAVRRAKLYYLRELRGKAAKIKEKRDN from the coding sequence ATGTCCAACCTGCTCGCGTCCGTCGATGCAGCGTCGCTGCGCAGCGACGTCCCGGCCTTCCGCCCGGGTGACACCGTCAACGTCCACGTGCGCGTCATCGAGGGCAACCGCTCCCGTGTGCAGCAGTTCAAGGGTGTAGTCATCCGCCGCCAGGGCGCCGGTGTCCGTGAGACCTTCACGGTCCGCAAGGTCTCCTTCTCCGTCGGCGTCGAGCGCACCTTCCCCGTGCACACCCCGATCGTCGAGAAGATCGAGCTCGTCAGCCGCGGCGCCGTGCGTCGCGCGAAGCTCTACTACCTCCGTGAGCTGCGCGGCAAGGCCGCGAAGATCAAGGAGAAGCGCGACAACTGA